DNA sequence from the Chiroxiphia lanceolata isolate bChiLan1 chromosome 26, bChiLan1.pri, whole genome shotgun sequence genome:
CCCCGTCTGCCAACACTCCTGTCTGCAACATCTCTGCACCCCCTGCATCCCCTCAGCATCCCAGTACCTTCCCTTGCATCCCCTCAGCATCCCAGTACCTCCCTCTGGATCCTTTCAGCATCCCAGAAACCCTCCCAGCATCCCCTGCATCCCCTCTGTATCTCAGTACCTCTCTCTGAACTCCTTCAACATCCCAGTTCCTCCCTAGTACTCCCCATGAATCCCCTCAGCATCCCAGTACCTCCCCTTGGATCCCCTCAGCATCCCAGTACCTCCCCCTGGATCCCCTCAGCTTCCCAGTACCTCCCCCTGGATCCCCTCAGCATCCCAGTACCTCCCCCTGGATCCCCTCAGCATCCCAGTACCTCCCCCTGGATCCCCTCAGCATCCCAGTACCTCCCCCTGGATCCCCTCAGCATCCCAGTAGCCCCCTCCCAGTACCCCCTGCGTTGGGGAAGGGTGGGATTCTGATGCAGTGGGGGCTGCTCGAGGGAAAAGGGACTGGAGGGAACATCCTGGAAAGGGGTCAATCCGTCAGCAGCCCCCCCACctccgtgtccccccctccccagatcACGCAGCTGAAGATCGACCACAACCCCTTCGCCAAAGGATTCCGGGACAACTTTGACTCGTGAGTGTCCTGAGTgtccccccccccggccccggctggcagcagggcacactcccacccctccctgtgccccccaggatGTACACGGCCTCGGAGAGCGACCGCCTCACCCCGTCCCCGCCGGAGGGCCCcggctgccagcagctcctgccagcgCCCCgcttccagcccttcctgcccGAGCAGTACCCGCTGCCCCCCGGGCGCTTCTtcgggggggagcggggggctccccctctgtccctgccccccAAAGACCCCCCCCACTGGTACTTCCCCCCGCAGCAGCCCCCCGCCGCCGGGACGCTGGAGTACGGCGGCTACGACGGGGGCTACGGGGGGGGCAAACTGGTGCCCTACGGGGTGAAACCCTTCGCCCTGCCGCCCGCCCCGCACCCCCCCCTGCCCTACTACCCCGAGGGGCCGGGGGGCTTCGGGGTGACGGGGGGCTGGAGCCCCGGGCAGTACGGCCCCAAGGGCGGCGCCGGGGCTCTGGGCTGGTACCGGGAACCCCGCGAGGAGAAGGGCAAGGAGGTGGAGGGCTgggcccccgagccccccgcccccgcctcGGGGGACTCGTCGGACTCGGGGCTGTACGAGTGCAAGCGGCGGCGGGTGTCCCCGTACCCGTCCAGCGCCGAGAgctcccccccgccccgcaaCGGCGACCTCTACGACAAGGACCCGCTCGCCGACGGGGGCTACTACGGCTTCTACGGCAACTGAGCCCCCGCCCCGGGCACCGCGAGGGGTCCTGTGCGCCCACCACCCTCCCCCCCCGCTATTTAACACCCATATCCTGGGCAGACCCGagcgggaggaggggggggcCCAGCCAGACAATCAGCCCCCGGTGCCGCCCCGGTGGGGCCGCGGGGGTGGgcggggaggggcaggggggtaTGGAGaggatgggggtttttttttgttgtttgtcgGTGGTttttaagggggggggggggtcggggaGGGTAATGCTGAAGTATTTATTGAgccccccccgtgcccggcgTGGGGCGGGGGGGCAGCAGCATATCGCAATAAAGGGGGCACTGTGGGgactctgctcagctctgtgtgtgtgaggggagggAAACAGGCACGGGGAGGGGGGCCTAAGGGTGCCCTCCCCCTTACTGGGGGGTCCTGAGCCCCGGGGGTgttgcagggcagggggggtgaGGGAAGGAAGCTCTCTGC
Encoded proteins:
- the LOC116798558 gene encoding LOW QUALITY PROTEIN: eomesodermin-like (The sequence of the model RefSeq protein was modified relative to this genomic sequence to represent the inferred CDS: deleted 1 base in 1 codon); the protein is MGALEPGTGAPRPAAPMLSAAATFAKEPPGPRDAAASYYGDGGAAEPGAPPLPYGAPGGFGGRFLGPCPPYRAPPPPAAPVEGYAGAEGGFGGGGAPLCPPLCALPGYRVAGKVQVMLNNYPLWAKFHKHQTEMIITKQGRRMFPFLSFNLSGLNPVAHYSVCVDVVLVDQHHWRYQGGKWVQCGKAEGNMPGNRLYLHPDSPNTGAHWMRQEVSFGKLKLTNNKGASNNVGQMIVLQSLHKYQPRLHVTEVKEGEGEDGYPSPHTHTFAFPETQFIAVTAYQNADITQLKIDHNPFAKGFRDNFDSMYTASESDRLTPSPPEGPGCQQLLPAPRFQPFLPEQYPLPPGRFFGGERGAPPLSLPPKDPPHWYFPPQQPPAAGTLEYGGYDGGYGGGKLVPYGVKPFALPPAPHPPLPYYPEGPGGFGVTGGWSPGQYGPKGGAGALGWYREPREEKGKEVEGWAPEPPAPASGDSSDSGLYECKRRRVSPYPSSAESSPPPATATSTTRTRSPTGATTASTATEPPPRAPRGVLCAHHPPPPLFNTHILGRPEREEGGAQPDNQPPVPPRWGRGGQGG